In the genome of Ancylomarina subtilis, one region contains:
- the lpxK gene encoding tetraacyldisaccharide 4'-kinase, protein MHSLLSYLKYFLFPFSLIYAVILSVRNLMFDCGYLKSKSFDLPIISVGNISVGGTGKTPHTEYLIKLLQDKYRLASLSRGYKRQSKGFVLADQNSNSHDLGDEPMQMNRKFPKLNVAVDADRVNGVKELLSAKRNLKLDCILLDDAYQHRYIKPGLSILLIDYNRPITTDFVMPMGRLRERSAGKKRADIIIVSKCPANLSQSEAEKLKKEIRPLPHQKLYFTCLDYAPIESVFNADTETQSLSDSKKESLGIVLVTGIANPSPLRKYLKHFCSEFDEIQFPDHYTFKDKDLDQIENTFNQLKAKNKIIITTEKDAVRFLDMSIKSNVLKENMAYIPLQIKFLNQTNTIFDQQITEFVESYN, encoded by the coding sequence ATGCACAGCCTTCTTTCTTATCTCAAATATTTCCTTTTCCCCTTTAGTCTCATTTATGCAGTCATCCTTTCGGTTCGAAATTTAATGTTTGATTGCGGCTATTTAAAATCTAAATCATTCGATTTGCCAATTATTTCTGTTGGGAATATTTCTGTTGGAGGTACGGGTAAAACACCACACACTGAATACCTCATCAAACTTTTGCAAGACAAATACCGCTTGGCCAGTTTAAGTCGAGGTTATAAACGTCAATCGAAAGGTTTTGTATTAGCAGATCAAAACTCGAATTCACACGATTTGGGTGATGAGCCGATGCAAATGAATCGAAAGTTTCCAAAACTGAATGTTGCTGTTGATGCCGATAGAGTTAATGGGGTTAAAGAACTCCTCTCTGCTAAAAGAAATCTAAAATTGGATTGCATTCTCCTTGATGATGCCTACCAACACAGGTATATTAAACCCGGCTTATCTATTCTACTGATCGATTACAATCGCCCCATTACAACTGATTTTGTAATGCCCATGGGACGCCTTAGGGAAAGATCAGCCGGAAAGAAAAGGGCAGATATTATCATTGTAAGTAAGTGTCCGGCTAATTTAAGCCAGTCTGAAGCCGAAAAATTGAAAAAAGAAATCAGACCTCTTCCACATCAAAAGTTGTACTTTACCTGTCTGGATTATGCTCCCATAGAGTCTGTATTTAATGCCGATACTGAAACCCAAAGCTTAAGTGATTCGAAAAAAGAATCATTGGGCATTGTTCTGGTTACAGGGATTGCAAATCCTTCTCCTCTGAGAAAGTATTTGAAGCATTTTTGTTCTGAATTCGATGAAATTCAATTTCCGGATCATTACACATTTAAAGACAAAGATCTTGATCAGATCGAGAACACATTCAATCAGCTTAAAGCAAAAAATAAAATCATTATCACCACAGAAAAAGACGCTGTTCGCTTTCTGGATATGTCGATAAAATCAAATGTTCTCAAAGAAAACATGGCTTATATTCCTCTGCAAATCAAATTCCTGAATCAGACAAACACCATTTTTGACCAACAAATCACGGAATTTGTAGAGAGTTACAATTAA
- a CDS encoding 2,3,4,5-tetrahydropyridine-2,6-dicarboxylate N-succinyltransferase, with product MYENLKQSIEAAWEDRSLLKTPEVQENINTIIELLDKGTLRTAEPVENGWQVNEWVKKAVILYFPIRKMETIEVGPFEFHDKMALKTNYAELGVRVVPHAVSRYGAFLARDVVMMPSYVNIGAYVDEGTMVDTWATVGSCAQIGKHVHLSGGVGIGGVLEPIQAAPVIIEDNCFIGSRCIVVEGVHLEKEVVLGANVVLTKSTKIIDVTGEEPVEYDGFVPARSVVIPGTRTKKFPAGEYQVPCALIIGKRKASTDLKTSLNDALREYDVAV from the coding sequence ATGTACGAAAATTTAAAGCAAAGCATCGAAGCTGCCTGGGAAGACAGAAGTCTTTTGAAGACCCCTGAAGTTCAGGAAAATATTAACACCATTATTGAATTGCTTGACAAAGGCACATTACGAACAGCCGAGCCTGTTGAAAATGGTTGGCAAGTGAACGAATGGGTTAAAAAAGCTGTCATCCTGTATTTTCCAATTCGCAAAATGGAAACCATTGAAGTAGGCCCTTTCGAATTCCACGATAAAATGGCTCTTAAAACCAATTATGCAGAGCTGGGTGTACGTGTTGTTCCTCACGCTGTATCACGTTACGGTGCATTCCTAGCCCGCGATGTGGTTATGATGCCTTCGTATGTGAATATTGGTGCTTACGTTGATGAAGGGACCATGGTTGACACCTGGGCAACAGTTGGTTCATGCGCACAAATTGGCAAACATGTACACTTGAGTGGTGGCGTGGGCATTGGTGGTGTTTTAGAGCCAATTCAAGCTGCACCAGTGATTATCGAAGATAACTGTTTCATTGGATCACGCTGCATTGTGGTTGAAGGCGTACATCTTGAAAAAGAAGTGGTTCTGGGAGCAAATGTTGTTCTTACAAAATCGACTAAAATTATTGATGTAACCGGTGAAGAACCCGTAGAGTATGATGGTTTTGTACCAGCTCGTTCAGTTGTGATTCCAGGTACCAGAACCAAGAAGTTCCCTGCCGGCGAATATCAGGTTCCTTGTGCCCTTATCATCGGAAAACGAAAAGCTTCAACCGATCTTAAAACATCATTGAACGACGCTCTGCGTGAGTACGATGTTGCCGTATAA
- a CDS encoding L-threonylcarbamoyladenylate synthase, producing MHNDIKQALEVLKKGGVILYPTDTIWGIGCDATNVEAVKRVYQIKQREDSKSMLVLMENPNRISSYVDEVPEIALDLIEVAEKPTTIIYSGAKNLAKNLINSDGSIGIRITEEAFTQQLIQRFRKPIVSTSANISGEKPAQNFTEINQDIIDAVDYVVEYRQNEMTKAQASSIIKIGADWGIQIIRE from the coding sequence ATGCATAACGATATAAAACAAGCTTTAGAGGTCCTTAAAAAAGGAGGCGTAATTCTTTACCCAACCGATACGATTTGGGGTATTGGCTGCGATGCAACCAATGTGGAAGCTGTAAAAAGGGTGTACCAAATAAAGCAACGCGAGGATTCAAAGTCGATGTTGGTTCTAATGGAAAACCCAAACCGCATAAGCTCCTATGTTGATGAAGTTCCGGAGATTGCTTTGGATTTAATTGAAGTTGCAGAAAAGCCAACTACAATTATCTATTCAGGTGCCAAAAACCTTGCTAAAAATCTAATAAACTCAGATGGAAGTATTGGTATTCGAATTACTGAAGAAGCCTTTACGCAGCAGTTGATCCAACGCTTTCGCAAGCCAATTGTATCTACTTCGGCAAATATTAGCGGTGAGAAACCTGCACAAAATTTCACCGAAATCAATCAGGATATTATCGACGCGGTTGATTATGTGGTTGAATACCGTCAGAATGAAATGACAAAAGCTCAGGCATCAAGTATTATCAAAATTGGAGCCGATTGGGGGATTCAGATCATACGGGAATAA
- a CDS encoding diacylglycerol/lipid kinase family protein: MQIEARDILFVINPNSGKQKPDSIIRQIKNSGHDIDYVLTQSLQEFHDLFIDKIKNYKIVVICGGDGSVNCTLKHLVANDELVLAVLPNGSGNGFARELGFTNNVEQLIGNMLKGEIREVDIAKINNDYSINVAGLGFDSHVASLFDGSKFRGLKKYIYCTLKGLFSYKPIAVELSLGQVKLTGNFWGIYLANTRQFGNNAIIAPEAKYDDGLLEVVLMKKYPLILSPILVYKMFTGKLKNSKYMTYLRASELNIQSNSKTYHLDGEPMAMTQDLNVSLLKRRIKVVKMN, translated from the coding sequence ATGCAAATCGAAGCTCGTGATATCCTTTTTGTTATCAACCCAAATTCTGGAAAGCAGAAGCCAGATAGTATTATCAGGCAAATAAAAAATAGTGGGCATGATATCGATTATGTTTTAACCCAAAGTCTTCAGGAGTTTCATGATCTTTTTATCGATAAGATAAAGAATTATAAGATTGTTGTCATTTGTGGTGGAGATGGTAGCGTGAATTGTACTCTAAAACATCTGGTCGCCAATGATGAGCTCGTTTTAGCTGTTTTGCCTAACGGATCGGGGAATGGATTTGCCAGAGAACTGGGTTTTACAAACAATGTTGAACAGCTTATTGGCAATATGCTAAAAGGGGAAATTCGTGAGGTTGATATTGCAAAGATCAATAATGATTATTCTATAAATGTGGCCGGCTTGGGTTTCGATAGTCATGTCGCGTCCCTCTTTGATGGGAGTAAGTTTCGTGGGCTTAAGAAATATATCTACTGTACTTTAAAAGGCCTTTTTTCTTATAAGCCGATTGCCGTTGAACTTTCTTTAGGGCAGGTTAAGCTTACTGGAAATTTTTGGGGAATCTATTTGGCTAATACAAGGCAGTTTGGGAATAATGCCATTATTGCACCCGAGGCAAAATACGACGATGGTTTGTTAGAGGTGGTGCTGATGAAGAAATACCCATTGATTTTATCTCCAATTTTGGTTTACAAGATGTTTACAGGTAAGCTTAAGAATTCAAAATATATGACCTATTTAAGAGCGAGTGAACTGAATATCCAGTCGAATTCAAAAACCTATCACCTTGATGGAGAACCTATGGCAATGACTCAAGATTTGAATGTTTCTCTTTTAAAACGCAGAATTAAAGTCGTTAAAATGAATTGA
- a CDS encoding toxin-antitoxin system YwqK family antitoxin, with translation MKQLLYILSIFLLFACQSKNAQETVIKNEDGEVLEGWVKRYNGDKLKSETFYKNGIREGVARVYYDTGELSDEVIYVGDELNGMAKKYHKNGQVYSLTPYVNDKKDGIQKKFYSNGRLWAETPYKRGEPGIGLKEYKRNGSLRKVFPSIESQQFVRSDRVTLKMFLNNYSKNVEFYITRLVENKYIPVRAKVISAEKGSGRIDFLFNKGQVLDTLVNVVAKYRTSDHNIYVGQKEVRVKN, from the coding sequence ATGAAACAGTTACTCTATATTCTCTCAATATTCCTGTTATTTGCTTGCCAGTCTAAGAACGCACAAGAAACGGTCATCAAAAATGAGGATGGCGAAGTATTGGAAGGTTGGGTAAAAAGATATAATGGGGATAAGTTAAAATCTGAGACCTTTTACAAAAATGGGATAAGAGAAGGTGTTGCCCGTGTTTATTATGATACTGGAGAACTGAGTGATGAGGTCATATATGTAGGAGATGAGTTGAACGGAATGGCCAAAAAATATCATAAGAATGGACAGGTTTATTCCCTAACTCCTTATGTGAATGATAAAAAAGACGGCATACAAAAGAAGTTTTATTCCAATGGGAGACTTTGGGCTGAAACGCCTTATAAAAGGGGGGAGCCAGGAATTGGACTAAAAGAATACAAACGTAATGGAAGTTTACGAAAAGTCTTCCCATCAATAGAATCGCAACAGTTTGTTCGGTCCGATAGAGTCACGTTGAAAATGTTTCTGAATAATTATTCAAAGAATGTGGAGTTTTACATCACGCGTTTGGTTGAGAATAAATACATTCCTGTCAGAGCAAAAGTCATATCTGCTGAAAAAGGATCTGGTCGAATTGATTTCCTTTTTAATAAGGGGCAAGTTCTTGATACCCTTGTGAATGTTGTTGCAAAGTATAGAACTTCTGATCACAATATTTATGTGGGGCAAAAAGAAGTACGTGTTAAAAATTAG
- a CDS encoding DUF58 domain-containing protein — translation MKQLSDLIEFEAFDNLELMARQIVEGFLLGLHRSPYHGFSVEFAEHRQYNKGESTKHVDWKLYARSDKLFVKQFEEETNLRAHLVIDTSSSMLFPYQDKKVSKMAFSVLCSAALIHLLRNQRDAVGLATFSDEIELLTPAKLSVAHAQRLYAELLKIYNKEEIGLNRNTKFSENIHHLAEAIHKRSLIVIFSDLMGDDSPQEILEALQHLRYNKHEVVLFAVTDHDLENDFKYANRPSRFIDMETGESLKLNPSEVRDAFIQKQAAFYDEMKLLCSQFAIDFVEADIHKPFKDVLQAYLIKRKRMG, via the coding sequence ATGAAGCAATTATCTGATTTAATAGAATTTGAAGCATTTGACAATTTGGAGCTAATGGCCAGACAAATTGTTGAAGGTTTTCTTCTAGGCTTGCATCGAAGTCCTTATCATGGTTTTTCGGTTGAGTTTGCTGAGCATCGCCAGTATAATAAGGGCGAATCCACGAAACATGTCGATTGGAAACTTTATGCACGAAGTGATAAACTTTTTGTGAAACAATTCGAAGAGGAGACCAACCTTAGAGCGCATTTAGTGATTGATACCTCATCATCTATGCTTTTCCCTTATCAGGACAAGAAAGTCTCTAAAATGGCCTTTTCGGTGCTTTGTTCTGCGGCTTTGATCCATCTTTTACGGAACCAACGCGATGCTGTAGGCCTGGCTACTTTCTCAGATGAGATTGAATTGCTAACCCCAGCAAAACTATCTGTTGCACACGCGCAGCGACTTTATGCTGAGCTGTTAAAGATTTATAATAAGGAAGAGATTGGTTTAAACCGAAATACGAAGTTTTCTGAAAATATTCACCACTTAGCTGAGGCCATTCATAAGCGTTCTTTAATCGTTATTTTTTCCGATTTGATGGGGGATGATAGTCCTCAGGAAATACTGGAAGCTCTTCAGCATTTGCGTTACAATAAGCATGAAGTGGTTTTGTTTGCTGTAACGGATCATGACTTGGAAAATGACTTTAAATATGCCAATCGTCCATCCAGGTTTATTGATATGGAAACTGGGGAGAGCTTAAAATTGAATCCATCAGAGGTTCGTGATGCTTTTATTCAAAAGCAAGCCGCTTTTTACGATGAAATGAAACTGCTGTGTAGTCAATTTGCTATCGATTTTGTTGAGGCTGATATCCATAAACCCTTTAAAGACGTCTTACAAGCTTATCTGATAAAGCGGAAACGGATGGGGTGA
- the trxA gene encoding thioredoxin, with protein sequence MTIKVDDTNFEEIVLKSDKPVLVDFWAEWCGPCRMVGPIVDELAQDYDGKFVVTKVDVDSCPATAAKFGIRNIPTIIFLKNGEVVDKQVGAVPKTAIAEKMNALL encoded by the coding sequence ATGACTATTAAAGTAGATGATACTAATTTCGAAGAGATTGTTTTAAAATCTGATAAGCCTGTATTGGTTGACTTTTGGGCTGAATGGTGTGGACCATGTAGAATGGTTGGACCTATTGTTGATGAATTAGCTCAAGATTACGATGGCAAATTTGTAGTAACTAAAGTTGATGTTGACTCATGTCCTGCAACTGCTGCTAAGTTTGGTATTCGTAACATTCCTACCATTATTTTCTTAAAGAATGGTGAGGTTGTTGACAAGCAAGTGGGTGCTGTACCAAAAACAGCAATAGCTGAAAAAATGAATGCTTTACTTTAA
- a CDS encoding DNA polymerase III subunit alpha, protein MTKFTHLHVHSQYSILDGASKIKRMIDKVKEDGMPAVALTDHGNMFGIKEFHAAATSSGIKPILGIEAYVARRSRFDKSERQDRSGYHLIILAKNKEGYHNLMRLASLGYVDGFYYKPRIDRELLEKHHEGLIISTACLGGEVPQHIMNERWAELDETITWYKNLFGEDYYLEIMRHKTDDPVKNADIYDNQELCNKKILELSKKHDVKVIATNDSHFLNEEDADAHDLLICLNTGKDLDDPTRMRYTKQEFLKTTAEMCELFADVPEAITNTQEIADKVENYELNVPPLMPDFPIPEGFENADSFLRHLAYEGAHERWGEDLPKEIVERLDFELETIKKMGFPGYFLITWDFIKAARDMGVIVGPGRGSAAGSAVAYCIKITNIDPIKYDLLFERFLNPDRISMPDVDIDFDDDGRQQVLDWVTEKYGHEKVSHIVTFGTMAAKSSIKDVARVLKLPLSEANRLAKLVPDGPKVSLAKAFKEEPELERERTSDDQLVSQTLGFAENLEGSVRQTGVHACGILIGRDALTEHIPIMQVKGVNLLVTQYDGRFVEDVGMLKMDFLGLKTLSIIKDTLANVKLSKGIDIDIDSIPIKDEKTFELFSHGETTGIFQFESPGMKKHLKALKPNRFEDLVAMNALYRPGPMQYIPNFVNRKHGTEEIIYDHPMMEKYLKDTYGITVYQEQVMLQSRALGGFTRGMSDSLRKAMGKKKIAEMDKLKEKFIEGCLANDQFIEGFEKEVKGKGKTFKFTARGDDKEVTRKIEKPEDLIDKIWADWEAFAQYAFNKSHSVCYAYIAYQTGYLKAHYPAEFMAAVLSRNLSDIEKVTIFMDECKRMRLPVLGPDVNESYLRFTVNKEGAVRFGMAAVKGVGEAAVEDIIRERENGEFKDIFDFVERVNLRTVNKRTLENLAMSGGFDSFELNRSQYFACDEFDTPFIELLSKYGNKLQSEKAMAQQTLFGGVEDYVVTPPKVPSSGEWNKLERLNKEKALIGIYLSAHPLDDYRLEIDSFCNASLAELSTDMFQFKDKDISIAGMVTAIRRGITRTGNPFAIVNIEDFTDSYELPFFGKDFVEFNNYFVEGLSVFINGRVQQRTWPKDSTELEYKIKSIGLLSDVLEQRVKRITLTIPVMSLTQEIVNEMENCLTHEDNKGNLIVDFVIVDEGKMKLKMFSRTCKVKLSSDLIEYFKNNSEIDFKIN, encoded by the coding sequence ATGACCAAATTCACACACTTACACGTTCACTCACAATATTCCATTCTCGATGGTGCGTCAAAAATCAAACGCATGATCGACAAGGTTAAGGAAGATGGCATGCCTGCTGTTGCCCTGACTGATCATGGCAACATGTTTGGAATTAAGGAATTTCATGCAGCAGCAACGTCTAGTGGAATTAAACCCATTTTGGGCATTGAAGCTTATGTGGCGCGTCGTTCGCGTTTCGATAAGAGTGAAAGGCAAGATCGATCAGGTTATCATTTAATAATTTTGGCTAAGAACAAGGAAGGCTATCACAATCTGATGCGATTGGCTTCATTGGGATATGTGGATGGATTCTATTACAAACCTCGTATCGATAGAGAGCTTTTGGAAAAACATCATGAAGGCCTTATCATTTCAACAGCTTGTTTAGGAGGAGAAGTCCCTCAGCATATTATGAATGAGCGATGGGCTGAGTTGGATGAGACCATTACCTGGTATAAGAATTTGTTTGGGGAAGATTATTATTTGGAAATCATGCGTCACAAGACGGATGACCCCGTAAAGAATGCCGATATATACGATAATCAGGAGCTATGTAATAAGAAGATATTAGAGCTTTCGAAAAAGCATGATGTTAAGGTAATTGCGACCAATGATTCTCATTTTTTAAATGAAGAAGATGCGGATGCACATGATCTTCTGATTTGTTTGAATACAGGTAAGGATTTGGATGATCCCACTCGAATGCGATATACCAAACAGGAATTTTTGAAGACCACAGCCGAGATGTGTGAGCTTTTTGCGGATGTTCCTGAAGCGATTACCAATACGCAGGAAATAGCTGATAAGGTGGAGAACTATGAGTTAAATGTTCCGCCATTGATGCCCGATTTTCCTATTCCGGAAGGCTTTGAGAATGCCGATAGTTTCTTACGTCATTTAGCCTATGAGGGTGCTCACGAGCGTTGGGGAGAAGATCTGCCTAAAGAGATTGTTGAGCGTTTGGATTTTGAGCTTGAGACCATCAAGAAGATGGGATTTCCAGGTTACTTCCTGATTACCTGGGACTTTATTAAAGCTGCCCGTGACATGGGCGTTATTGTGGGGCCAGGTCGTGGTTCTGCGGCGGGATCGGCTGTAGCCTATTGCATTAAAATTACCAATATAGACCCAATTAAATACGATTTGCTGTTCGAGCGTTTCCTGAATCCGGATCGTATTTCCATGCCCGATGTCGATATCGACTTTGATGACGATGGTCGTCAGCAGGTTTTGGATTGGGTGACTGAAAAATATGGACACGAAAAGGTGTCACATATTGTAACCTTTGGAACCATGGCGGCCAAATCATCCATTAAGGATGTGGCGCGTGTTCTGAAACTCCCTTTATCAGAGGCAAATCGTTTGGCTAAATTAGTCCCTGATGGGCCTAAAGTTAGTTTGGCTAAAGCCTTTAAGGAAGAACCGGAGCTGGAAAGGGAGAGAACATCTGATGATCAATTGGTCTCTCAAACTCTGGGGTTTGCTGAAAATTTGGAAGGATCGGTTCGTCAGACCGGAGTGCACGCCTGTGGTATTCTCATTGGCCGTGATGCTCTGACTGAGCATATTCCTATTATGCAGGTAAAAGGTGTTAACCTGTTAGTAACACAGTACGATGGACGTTTTGTAGAAGATGTTGGCATGCTAAAGATGGACTTTTTGGGACTGAAAACCCTATCCATTATTAAGGATACGCTGGCCAATGTTAAGCTGTCTAAGGGAATTGATATCGATATTGATAGCATTCCGATTAAGGATGAGAAAACATTTGAACTTTTCTCACATGGTGAAACAACGGGTATTTTCCAGTTTGAGTCACCCGGGATGAAGAAACACTTGAAGGCACTTAAACCCAACCGTTTTGAGGACCTTGTGGCCATGAATGCGCTTTACCGTCCGGGACCGATGCAATACATTCCTAACTTTGTGAATCGTAAGCACGGTACTGAGGAGATTATATACGATCATCCTATGATGGAAAAATACCTGAAGGATACCTATGGTATTACGGTTTATCAGGAGCAGGTGATGCTCCAGTCGAGAGCTTTAGGTGGATTTACACGAGGTATGTCAGATTCATTGCGTAAGGCAATGGGTAAGAAAAAAATTGCCGAGATGGATAAGCTGAAAGAGAAGTTTATCGAAGGTTGTTTGGCAAATGATCAGTTTATCGAAGGTTTTGAGAAGGAGGTGAAAGGAAAAGGTAAAACCTTCAAATTCACAGCCAGAGGCGATGACAAAGAGGTGACGCGTAAAATTGAGAAACCCGAAGATTTGATCGACAAAATTTGGGCCGACTGGGAAGCTTTTGCTCAATATGCTTTTAATAAATCGCACTCGGTTTGTTACGCTTATATTGCCTATCAAACAGGTTATCTGAAAGCACATTATCCAGCTGAATTTATGGCAGCAGTGCTAAGTCGTAACCTGTCTGATATCGAAAAGGTAACCATCTTTATGGATGAGTGTAAGCGCATGCGTTTGCCCGTTTTAGGACCTGATGTGAATGAATCATATCTCCGTTTTACAGTGAATAAGGAGGGTGCTGTTCGTTTTGGAATGGCAGCGGTTAAAGGTGTTGGAGAGGCTGCTGTTGAGGATATCATCAGAGAACGAGAAAATGGTGAATTTAAGGATATATTCGATTTTGTTGAACGTGTCAATTTAAGAACTGTCAACAAACGAACACTTGAGAATCTGGCTATGTCCGGAGGTTTTGACAGTTTTGAATTGAATCGCAGCCAGTATTTTGCATGCGATGAGTTCGATACGCCTTTTATTGAGCTTTTATCCAAATATGGAAATAAATTGCAGTCTGAAAAGGCCATGGCTCAACAAACCCTCTTTGGAGGAGTTGAGGACTATGTGGTTACACCACCTAAAGTGCCGAGTTCGGGTGAGTGGAATAAACTTGAGCGATTGAATAAGGAGAAGGCTTTGATTGGGATTTACCTTTCAGCTCATCCCCTTGACGATTATCGTTTGGAGATTGATTCTTTTTGTAATGCTTCATTAGCTGAGCTTTCGACAGATATGTTTCAGTTTAAAGATAAGGATATCAGTATTGCGGGGATGGTTACGGCAATTCGACGAGGTATTACACGTACCGGTAACCCGTTTGCTATCGTTAATATCGAAGATTTTACGGATTCCTACGAGTTGCCTTTCTTTGGGAAGGATTTTGTGGAATTCAACAACTATTTTGTTGAGGGACTTTCGGTTTTCATAAACGGACGTGTTCAGCAACGAACCTGGCCTAAGGATTCCACTGAGTTAGAATATAAAATCAAGTCGATTGGCTTGCTATCTGACGTTTTAGAACAAAGAGTGAAACGAATTACTCTGACAATTCCGGTGATGAGTCTGACTCAGGAAATTGTAAACGAGATGGAGAATTGCTTGACTCACGAAGATAATAAAGGAAATTTGATTGTTGATTTTGTAATTGTTGATGAGGGAAAGATGAAATTAAAAATGTTTTCACGCACTTGTAAAGTGAAACTTTCTTCTGATTTGATAGAATATTTTAAAAATAATTCTGAAATTGATTTCAAAATTAACTAA